From Echinicola jeungdonensis, the proteins below share one genomic window:
- a CDS encoding RagB/SusD family nutrient uptake outer membrane protein yields the protein METNYKRIFLLGLLILVLGGCTDLDEELFGRLSPDNYYRTEEEALSSVVGVYQSLSRVADVGDAWRISEFGTDEFFVPGRASGGWFDEYNMEIMRHEVTPQNSASARAWSWYIFPAIGRANAVIQSLEDSPNSDQLQTLIAETRALRAYAYFYAMDFWGNVPIFTEARVDPENLPTTNTRQEVFDFVVSEMEAAAEVMPSVNDVDRSSYYPRFTKEAVYAALATIYLNGEVYTGTPHWEDALANAERVINSGAFSLEERVQDCFLATNESNSPEIIVGFSIDPNRNAGANQFILYTQHALTKEKYDLPFTPANGYSTGPIALNRYEDRDERKAMIEHGPQYYSNGEPMLLANGEQLELIPIQDMTAAEDNEGFKVLKYSPEGVSWSGFNADNDFVLIRYSDMLLIKAECLFRLGNHGEALNLVNQVRERSNATLLSSLTLDDIEDERAREFLWEGHRRRDMIRFGSYFTDTFGIKTGVTEEWRGIYPIPAEQIVANPMLDQNPNYPNQ from the coding sequence ACAGAACAGAAGAGGAAGCTTTGTCCTCTGTTGTGGGAGTTTATCAAAGTCTTTCCAGGGTAGCAGATGTGGGTGACGCTTGGAGAATTTCTGAGTTTGGAACTGATGAGTTTTTTGTTCCCGGCAGAGCAAGTGGAGGATGGTTTGATGAATATAATATGGAAATCATGCGTCATGAAGTAACCCCGCAAAACTCTGCTTCTGCCAGGGCTTGGAGTTGGTATATTTTCCCGGCCATAGGAAGGGCAAATGCTGTAATACAAAGTTTGGAGGACTCCCCAAACAGTGACCAATTACAAACCTTAATTGCGGAGACAAGGGCTTTGAGGGCTTATGCTTATTTCTATGCGATGGATTTTTGGGGAAATGTCCCGATTTTTACTGAGGCAAGGGTAGATCCTGAAAATCTTCCAACCACCAATACCCGGCAAGAAGTATTTGACTTTGTTGTTTCTGAAATGGAAGCAGCTGCTGAAGTAATGCCTTCGGTTAATGATGTTGACAGGTCCAGTTATTATCCCAGGTTTACCAAAGAAGCTGTTTATGCAGCCTTAGCCACAATTTATCTAAATGGAGAAGTATATACTGGAACACCGCATTGGGAGGATGCTTTGGCCAATGCAGAGCGTGTGATTAATAGTGGGGCGTTCTCTTTAGAGGAAAGGGTTCAAGATTGTTTTTTGGCAACAAATGAATCTAACTCCCCGGAAATTATTGTTGGATTCTCTATTGACCCCAATAGAAATGCAGGGGCCAATCAGTTTATTCTTTATACCCAACATGCACTAACCAAAGAAAAATATGATCTTCCTTTTACGCCAGCAAATGGGTATAGTACTGGACCTATTGCACTCAATCGATATGAGGATAGGGACGAGCGAAAAGCAATGATCGAGCATGGACCTCAATACTATTCAAATGGGGAACCCATGTTGTTAGCTAATGGTGAGCAGTTGGAATTAATTCCCATTCAAGACATGACTGCAGCAGAGGACAATGAAGGCTTTAAAGTTTTGAAATATTCTCCTGAAGGTGTTTCTTGGTCTGGTTTCAATGCTGATAATGATTTTGTCTTGATCAGATATTCAGACATGCTTTTGATAAAAGCAGAATGTTTGTTCAGATTGGGTAATCATGGAGAGGCTTTGAATTTGGTCAATCAGGTGAGGGAAAGAAGTAATGCCACTTTGCTTTCCAGTTTGACCTTGGATGATATTGAAGATGAAAGGGCCAGGGAATTTCTATGGGAAGGCCACAGAAGGAGGGATATGATCCGTTTTGGGTCTTATTTCACCGATACTTTTGGTATCAAAACTGGAGTTACTGAGGAATGGAGAGGTATTTATCCCATTCCAGCCGAACAAATTGTGGCAAACCCTATGCTTGATCAAAATCCAAATTATCCAAATCAATAA